From the genome of Pseudomonas putida:
CCATCCGCCACGATATCCACGCCCACCCCGAACTCGGCTTCGAGGAAAGCCGCACCTCGGCCCTGGTCGCTCGCCTGCTCGAGGAGTGGGGCTATGAAGTCCATACCGGTATCGGCAAGACCGGCGTGGTCGGCGTGCTGCGCAATGGCAGCAGCACGCGCAAACTGGGGCTGCGTGCCGACATGGACGCGCTGCCCATCCATGAAGCCACCGGCGCCGCCTACAGCAGCCAGCACCACGGCTGCATGCACGCCTGCGGCCATGACGGCCACACCACCATGCTGCTCGGCGCGGCGCGTTACCTGGCCGCCACCCGGCAGTTCGACGGCACCCTGACGTTGATCTTCCAACCGGCCGAGGAGGGCCAGGGCGGCGCCGAGGCGATGCTTGCCGATGGGCTGCTGGAGCGCTTCCCCTGCGATGCGCTGTTCGGCATGCACAACATGCCGGGGCTGCCTGCGGGCCATCTTGGCTTTCGTGAAGGGCCGATGATGGCGTCCCAGGACCTGCTCACCGTGACCCTCGACGGCGTCGGTGGCCATGGTTCGATGCCGCACCTGACGGTCGATCCGCTGGTGGCCGCGGCCAGTGTGGTCATGGCGTTGCAAACCGTGGTGGCGCGCAACATCGATGCCCAGGAAGCGGCGGTGGTGACCGTTGGCGCCTTGCAGGCAGGGGAGGCGGCCAACGTCATCCCACAGCAGGCGCTGCTGCGCCTGAGCTTGCGGGCACTGGACGCCCAGGTCCGGGCGCAGACCCTGGAACGGGTACGGGCGATCATCACGGCCCAGGCCGAGAGCTTCGGCTGCACCGCCAGTATCGAGCATCGCCCAGCCTATCCGGTGCTGGTCAACCACGCCGCAGAAAACGCCTTCGCCCACAAGGTCGGCCTGGCGTTGCTTGGGCCGGACGCAGTGGATGGCAACACCCGCAAGCTGATGGGCAGCGAGGACTTCGCCTGGATGCTCCAGCGTTGCCCGGGCGCCTATCTGTTCATCGGCAATGGCGTGCAGCGGCCGATGGTGCACAACCCCGCCTACGACTTCAACGACGACATCCTGCTCACCGGCGCCGCTTATTGGGGCGCGTTGACCGAGAGCTGGCTCGAGCCGGCCTGATTCCCTGCATTGACGACTGCCGCTGGAAACCTGGGCGCAATCGCGCCTGGGCGATCACTTGAACGTTTCTGGCCAACAGATGGATGGAGTGTTCCGCATGCAGATTTCCAATACAGGCGCGTCGCGTACCCGGCAAGTGGTCGCGGCGGTCATCGGTAACGCGCTGGAGTGGTATGACTTCATCGTGTACGGCTTCCTGGCGAGCATCATCGCCCGCCAGTTCTTTCCTTCGGACGACGCCTACGCCTCGCTGCTGATGGCCCTGGCCACGTTCGGCGTTGGCTTCTTCATGCGCCCGGTGGGCGGGGTGCTGCTGGGCATGTACTCAGATCGCAAGGGACGCAAGGCGGCGATGCAGTTGATCATCCGCTTGATGACGCTGTCGATCGCCATGATCGCCTTCGCGCCCAGCTACCTGGCGATCGGCATGGGGGCGCCCCTGCTGATCGTGGTGGCGCGCATGCTCCAAGGCTTCGCCACCGGCGGTGAATATGCCAGCGCCACGGCCTTTCTGGTGGAAAGCGCCCCGGCGCACCGCAAGGGCCTGTATGGCTCGTGGCAGCTGGTGGGCCAGTGCCTGGCAGTGTTCAGCGGCGCGGCGATGGTCGCACTGGTGACCCATTTGTGCAGCCCGGAGGCGCTGGCCAGCTGGGGTTGGCGCGTGCCGTTCGTGCTCGGCCTGCTGATCGGCCCGGTGGGGCTGTGGATCCGCAAGTACATGGAAGAGCCCGAGGAATTCCTCGAAGCGCGCCAGCAGGCCAAGGGCAAGGCGCCGGGGTTGCTGCAGGTGCTGCGCGAGCATCGGCGCAGCCTGTTGGTGTCGATGGGGCTGGCCTGCGGGGCGACGGTGTCGTTCTACGTGGTGCTGGTGAACATGCCGACCTTCGCCCACAACAACCTAGGCCTGCCGCTGGACCAGGTGCTGCTGGTGCAGATGCTCGCCGTCGGGCTGATGACCGTGATCATTCCCCTGGCTGGTGCACTGTCCGACCGACTTGGCCGGCGGCCCGTGCTGATGGCGTTCACCCTGGCGTTCTTCGTCATGGTCTACCCGCTCTATGTGTGGGTGGCCTCGGCGCCGTCGATCGAGCGCCTGCTGGTGATGCAACTGCTGCTGTGCACCGCCATCGGCGGATTCTTCGGCCCGGCGCCGACCGCCCTGGCCGAGCAGTTTCCGGTGGAGGTGCGCTCGACCGGCGTATCGGTGGCCTATAACGTGGCAGTGATGGTCTTCGGCGGCTTCGCCCCGCTGATCGTCACTTGGCTGAGCAAGGTCCTCGAAACCCCCGTCGCACCGTCGTTCTACGTATTGTTCGCTTGCCTGCTGACGCTGCTCGGCACCTACTGCCTGAAAGAAGCACCGCGTGCGGGCAAGGCCGTTGCCTTCAACCTTGGAGTGAAACCGTGAAAGCGTTAGCCATCGACCCCATCGTCGCCCTCGATGCCGAGGCCCTGTCCCTGGCAATCCATGCCCGGCAGGTTTCGTGCCGGGAGGTGATGCAGGCCTACCTGGGTCACATCGAGCGCTACAACCCGCAGGTCAATGCACTGGTGTCGCTGCGTGACGGCGAGGCGCTGCTGGCCGAGGCCGACGCCTGCGACCGGGAGTTGGCGGCCGGGCGTTCGCGGGGCTGGATGCATGGCATGCCCCAGGCCATCAAGGATCTGGCTGCCACCGCAGGGCTGCGCACCACGCTCGGATCTCCGCTGTTCGCCGAACACGTGCCGACGGTGGATGCGATCAGCGTGGCGCGGGTTCGGGCCAGTGGCGCGATCATCGTCGGCAAGAGCAACGTGCCGGAGTTCGGCCTGGGCTCGCAGAGCTACAACACGCTGTTCGGCACCACCACCAACGCCTACGATGCCAGCCGAGTGGCCGGAGGCAGCAGTGGCGGCGCGGCGGCAGCCCTGGCCATGCGCCTGCTACCGGTGGCCGATGGCAGCGACATGATGGGATCGCTGCGCAACCCGGCGGCGTTCAACAACGTCTTCGGCCTGCGCCCCTCGCAGGGGCGCGTGCCGTATGGCCCGACAGCGGAACTGTTCGTCCAGCAGTTGGCCACTGAAGGGCCGATGGGGCGCAGCGTCCAGGACGTGGCGCGGCTGTTGACGGTGCAAGCGGGTTTCGACGCACGCGCGCCACTGTCGCAAGGCCACGGGCCGAGGGATTTCGCCGCTGATCTGGCGCGCGACTTCAAAGGGGTGCGAATCGGCTGGCTGGGCGACTACGACGGCTACCTGCCGATGGACGAGGGGGTGATGGGCCTGTGCGAAGCCGCCCTGGCGGACTTTGCCGAGCTTGGCTGCAGCGTCGAGGCTTGCCAGCCCGGTTACGACCTGGCCCGCTTGTGGCAATGCTGGCTCACCCATCGCCACTTCCTGGTGCACGGCAACCTGGCTGCGGCCTATGCCGATCCCGGTAAGCGGGCGCTGCTCAAGCCGCAGGCGCAGTGGGAAGTGGAAGGCGGTTTGCACTTGAGTGCGGCAGACCTCTATCAGGCTTCGCTGGACCGCAGCGCGTGGTACCAGTCGCTGAGTCGGCTGTTCGAACGTTACGATTTCCTGCTGTTGCCGTCGGCCCAGGTGTTCCCTTTCGACGCAGCCGAGCCATGGCCGAAGGCGGTCGGTGGCCAGGCGATGGACACCTATCACCGCTGGATGGAAGTGGTCATTGGTCCGACCCTCGCCGGTTTGCCGAGCATGAGCGTGCCGGTCGGTTTCAACGCCGAGGGGCTGCCGATGGGGCTGCAGATCATTGGCCCGGCGCAGGCCGACCATGCTGTGCTGCAGTTGGCCCATGCCCATGAACAACTCACCCGCTGGGTCGAGCGTTGTCCGCCAGCGAGCCTGCAATCGCGTTGATTGCCCTGGCCAGGCCCGTATCTTGCTGGGCATGATGACCATCCACGCATGCCAGGGAGGTCAACATATGGGCACTACCAGCAGGGTAACGGCTGGCAGTAGGGTAACGGCTGGGCAAAGCGGCGGTGTTCGTTCGGTGGAGCGGGCGCTGGCTATCGTCGAGCTACTCGGCGAGCATCAGGCGCTGGGGTTGGAGGAACTGCATTACCTCACGACCCTGCCCAAGGCGACGGTGTCGCGCATGCTCGCTACCTTGCAGGAGCAGGGCTGGGTCTACCGCGGCTTGAGCGACCGGCGCTACCGCTTGTGCGCAAGGCGCCTGTTCGGCGATAGCCAGCAGCGCTTCAAGCGTCAGTTCGTCGAGCGTGCGGCGCCATGGCTGCTGGAGCTTAGCGAGCACACTGGGTTGGTGGTCGACTTGTCGTGCTTCGACGGCGAGCGGCTCGAGGTGATGGAAAGTTCGATTCCCCAAGTGCTGCGCAAGCGCTACCCGAGCAACTGCCAGATCGTCGGGCATCATGCCAGCCTGTTCCATTCGGCCATGGGTCGTGCCTGCCTGAAGGAGTTGGCCGTGGACGAGGTACAGCGCCTCGCCGTGCAGGAGCGCCAGGCCGGCGAATCGATACTGCGTGACATCGAGGAGGACGGCCACAAGGGCTTCGGGCAGCGCACCGAGGGGCACTGGGAATATCCGGTGCGCTTGCCGTTCCTTATCCGCGCGATTGCCTTGCCGGTGCGGGTGCAAGGGCGGTTGGCCGGGAGCATCGCCTTGCACTGGCCGCTGGACCAGGCGCCCGTAGAGCGGGTATTGGGCCTGCACCTGGGTAGCTTGGAGGCGACGGTGGGGCAGGTGCAGCATGCCCTGGTCAGCTAGGGTGCCTGTACCGGCCCTTTCGCGGCGGTTCGGCGCTCCGGCAAGCCCGCGAAGGTCCGAACAGACCACAACCCACTTGCATCCAAGCGGCATCACCCGCTATCCCTACTGTTTAGTCCCGACAAAAAGGCCGCCCCAATGCTGGTCGTCGAACACCTGCACAAGTCGTTCCCCACTGCCCAAGGCCCGCTGGAGGTCCTGCGCGGGGTAAACCTGACCCTGGCTGCAGGCACTAGCCTGGCGCTGATGGGCGAGTCGGGCAGTGGCAAGAGCACCTTGTTGCACCTGCTGGGCGGTCTCGACCGCCCTGACAGCGGCCAGATCCTGATCGACGGCCAGCCCCTCGACAGCCACGCCGAACCCGCCCTGGCCCGTTGGCGCCGCGAGGGTATCGGCCTGGTGTTCCAGCAGTACAACCTGATCAGTAGCCTGGACGTGGCGGCCAACCTTGCGTTCCAGGCACGCCTGGCCGGGCGCCACGACCCTGCATGGGTGAATCACCTGGCCCAGCGCCTGGGCTTGGCAGCCCTGCTGCAACGCTATCCGGAGCAACTGTCAGGCGGCCAACAGCAGCGCGTCGCTATTGGCCGTGCCCTGGCAAGCAAACCCGCGCTGCTGTTGGCTGACGAACCCACAGGCAGCCTCGACGAAGCCAGCAGTGATGTGGTATTGGCCCTGCTGCTGCAGTTGGTCGACGAAGCCGGCAGCAGCCTGTTGATGGTGACCCACAGTCAGCGCCTGGCGGCCCGGCTGGAGCATCGCTGTGTGTTGCACAAAGGACGGGTGCAGGGCTGATGAGCACCTTGCGCATGACCTTGCAGGCCTTGAGCAGCCACTGGTGGCGCCATCGCCTGCAATGCCTCGGCATCTTTACCGGTCTGTGGCTGGCCACTGCATTGTGGACCGGCGTCCAGGCACTCAATAGCCAGGCGCGCAGCGACTATGCCCAGGCCCGGGCGGTCCTGGCCGGGCCTGAGCGACCACAGTGGGTAGCGCGTGACGGACAGCGCTTCGACCAGGCGCTGTACGTCCAGTTGCGCAAACTCGGTTGGCAGGTGACGCCGGTGCTGGAAGGGCGTTTGCGCCTGACCGGCCAGCCGCAGGTCACGCTACGGCTGATCGGCATCGAGCCGCTGAGCCTGCTGCCGGGCATGTCGGTTGCAGGAGCCGACACGCAGGGGTTCGATCTGCAAGCGTTCATCGGTTCCCCGGGGCAGGCCTGGATTGGGCCGGACACCCTGCGCCAATTGGATCGGAAGGCTGGCGACCAGCCGCAGACAGCCGATGGGCAGACCGTGCCGCCGCTGACGCTCAGTGCACAGTTGGCCCCCGGGGTGATCGTGGTCGATATCGGCCAGGCTCAGGCTTTGCTCGATGCCCCCGGGCAGCTGTCTGGGTTGATTGGCGGTGCCGACCTGCCATTGCCGGAGGATATCGCTGCCAGGTTGAAGGTGCTGCCTGCCAGCGACGATGGCGACCTGGAGCGGTTGACCGCAAGCTTTCACCTGAACCTCACCGCCTTGGGCCTGCTGGCGTTCGTGGTCGGTTTGTTCATCGCCCACGCGGCCATAGGCCTGGCCCTGGAGCAGCGCCGGGGGGTGATCCGCACGTTGCGTGCTTGTGGCGTCAGCATGCGTACGCTTCTGGCTGCGTTGGCCCTGGAGCTTGGCCTGTTCGCCCTGGCGGGTGGCTTGGCGGGGGTGCTGACGGGTTATCTATTGGCAGCCCTGTTGCTGCCGGACGTCGCCTCGAGCCTGCAAGGCCTATATGGCGCGCGGGTGGCAGGGCAGTTGCAGCTACCGCTATGGTGGTGGCTGGGTGGCCTCGGCGTGGCCATGCTCGGCGCCGTGCTCGCCGGCTGCGATAGTCTATTGCGTGCCGCACGCTTACCACTGCTCGCCCTGGCGCAGCCGCAGGCGTGGCGTTTGGCCCAAGTGCCTTGGTTGAAACGCCAGGCCTTCGCCGGCACTGCGCTGCTGACTGTCGCCTTGGCCTGTGGTTACCTGGGTAACGGCTTGCCCAGCGCCTTCGCCATGCTCGCGGCACTGTTGCTGGCCGCGGCTTTGCTCCTGCCCGGCGTGCTCGCAGCACTGCTCGGTGGCTTGGCCCGCCATTGCCGGCGCCCGTTGGCGCAGTGGTTCGTCGCGGACAGCCGGCAGCAATTGCCCGCGCTGAGCCTGGCGTTGATGGCGTTGTTGCTGGCATTGGCGGCCAGTGTTGGGGTGGGGGGCATGACCGAAGGTTTCCGGCGCACGTTCATCGGCTGGCTGGACCAGCGCCTGGCCGCCGACCTGTACGTCAGCCCACGCGACGGCACCCAGGGCGGGGAAATACAGGCGCAACTGGCATTAGACCCTGCCGTGCGCACCGTGCTGCCCAATTGGCGGGTGGAATGGCGTATTGAACACTGGCCAGTGCAGGTGCAGGGCGTGGTCGACGATGCGTTCTACCGCGAGCATTGGCCGCTGCTGGAACGTGCGCCATTGGCCTGGGAGCAACTGGCATCGGGCCGCGGAGCCATGCTCAGCGAACAACTGGCGCGCCGCCTTGGGGTCTGGCTCGGGGACAGTGTTGCCTTGCCGAGCGAGCCGCCTCGGGCGCTGACCGTGGTCGGCATCTATGCCGATTATGGCAATCCCAAAGGGCATGTTCTGGTCAATGCCAACTGGCTGCGTGGCCATGCGCCTGCCGCTAGCTTGACCGGGCTGAGCGTGCTGGTTCACCCCGGTGAAGTCGAGTCACTCAAGCGCGACTTGCAGCAACGTTTCGCCCTGGACGACAACCAACTGGTAGAGCAGGCAAGCCTGAAAGCCTGGTCGAACCAAATATTCAGCCGCACCTTCGCCGTGACGGCTGCACTGAACAGCCTGACCCTCGGCGTGGCCGGCGTGGCGTTGTTCATCAGCCAACTGACCTTGGGCCAACGCCGCTTGGGCCAGTTGGCACCGCTGTGGGCATTGGGTGTGCCACGCCGTTGGCTGGCCTGGCTGAGCCTGGGCCAAATGCTGTTGCTCAGCGGCTTTACCGTGTTGCTGGCGATTCCCCTGGGCATGCTGCTGGCCTGGTGCCTTGTAGCGGTGGTCAATGTGCAGGCCTTCGGCTGGCGCTTGCCCTGGCATGTGTTTCCCGGCCAGCTAGTGCAACTGGCCGCGCTGGGTCTGTTGACCAGCTTGCTCGCCAGTGCCTGGCCGTTGTGGCAGTTGGCACGGCGTCAGCCAAGCGATTTGTTGCGGCAGTTCAGTGATGAAAGTTAACGCCTGGGCACTGTTGGCATGCGTGCTGTTGGCCGCCTGCGACCCGCCCGCGCCTGCGCCGAAGGGCTATGCCGGCCTCGGCGCCGAGGCGTCGGCGTTCAAGGCGGTAACGGCCAATGTGCCGCTGGTGTTCCCTCGCGATCACGGTGCCCATGATGGCTTTCGCATCGAATGGTGGTACGTCACCGCCAACCTCAAGGATGCCCAGGGTCGAGACTGGGGCGTGCAATGGACGCTGTTCCGCTCGGCCCTGCGCACCGGCCCGGAAACCACGGGGTGGAACAGCCCGAACCTGTGGATGGGCCATGCGGCGCTGACTGGCCCTGGCGGCCATCAGGTCGGCGAGACCCTGGCCAGGGGCGGCATCGGTCAGGCCGGGGCCGAGGCCCAGCCGTTCCACGCCTGGATCAACGATTGGTCGCTGCAGGGCCAGCCGGGTATCGACCAGGTGCGCATGCGCGCCAATGGCCCGGGTTTCAGCTATGACCTGGCCCTGGCCAGCGATCGGCCCCTGGTGCTGCATGGCGACCGGGGCTATAGCGAGAAGTCCGGCAAGGGGCAGGCTTCGTATTACTACAGCCAGCCGTTCTACAGGGTGAATGGCGAAGTGCAGCGCGAAGGGCTGCGTATTCCCGTGACCGGGCAGGCATGGCTTGACCGGGAGTGGAGCAGTCAGCCGCTGGCGGCTGGGCAGAGCGGTTGGGACTGGTTTTCGCTGCATTTGGCCAGCGGCGCCAAACTGATGCTGTTCCAGGTGCGTGAGGACAAGGGCGCGCCATACCGGGCCGGTACCTGGGTCGAGCCGCAGGGGCAGGCGAGGGCATTGCAAGGCAGCGAGGTCGAACTCACCCCCTTGACCTGGACCCGGCAGGACAATGGCAAGCAGGTGCCTACCCGCTGGCGGGTGCAGGTGCCTTCGGTGCGGTTGGATGTGCAGGTTGATGCCATTGAGGCCAAGGCTTGGATGGGGACGCGATTTCCATATTGGGAAGGGCCGGTGCGGGTGAGCGGCGGTGGACAGGGATACCTGGAGATGACGGGGTATTGAGAGAACGCTGGCGGCACTATACATCTCCCGACGTGCATCCCTCCCGAAACACACTCGGACTCACCCCGCACTGCTTGCGAAAGAACCGGCTGAAATAACCCACGTCGACAAACCCCAGCTCATGGGCGATCTCTTTCACGCTGGAGGTCGAATGCCCCAGGGTCCGCTTGGCCTCCAGCACCAGCCGGGCATTGATCACGTTCATCGGGGTCATGCCCAAATGCTCCTGGCACAGCCGCCCCAAGGTGGCCAGCGTCATGCCCAGTTCATTGGCATAGAACCCCAGCGGCAGGTGCTCGCGGTAATGCCGATCCACCAATTCGCGAAAACCAGTCAATTGCTGGCTACGCCGGGACGGATGGCGGGGCGCTTCGCCGGGTGCCGGTTGCTCGTGACGCATTGACTGGATCAGCAGGGCCAGGAGCAGCGACATGCTGCAGGCCACGTGTTCGCGGGCGCGGTTGTGGTATTCCTCGCGCAAGGCACGACACAGGGGCAGCAGCGGGTCTTCTTCGGCGGGCCAATGGGGCAGGGCGATGACCTGGGGCTTGCGGATCTGCGCCAGCAGGCTCGGGGCCAGTACCTGGGCGATGCTCTCCAGCGGCGGTTGTGCCGCGGTGACGACCTGCCCTTCGACCTGGCCGGCCCAGTTGAAGCCATGCACCACCTGTGCAGGCACGTAGACCACGCACGGCGCACGTACCTGCAAGCGTTCGCTGTCGAACAGCACTTCACCGGCACCACTTTGCAGATAGAGCCATTGCAGCAGGCCGTCGTGGCGGTGCGCGGCGATTTCCCAGTTATGCGCGCCGGAGCGTTTGGAAATCTGCTCCACATGCAGCGATTCGTGCCACACCGGCTGCGCGGTCTCACCGTACAGGGCGTAGTTGGGGATCTTGTTCATATCGTTGTAATTGTTCTGGACGCTTGTTGCCCACTCTGCCACAGGCGGGCACGAGCTTCAGCGGGCAGGGGCGAAATTGTCGAGAATGTGGCCGCGCTTGCAGGTTTTGTCCATTCTGCCGGGCGTGCCGGTGGCCATAGGCTGTTCGCCAGATGAAGCGACACTCTGGAGATCGGTATGCATAACAACAACAGTAACTCCCATTGGCTGGGTCTGGATTCAGCTGTCTGCGTGGTCACCGGCGCCGCGGGTGGCATCGGCGCGGCACTGGCCCGCGCCTTGGTCGAGCAGCAGGCCCATGTGGTGTTGCTCGATCGTGATATCGACAAATGCCGGGAGCTGGCAGCTACCTTGGCCGAGCACAGCGTCGGCGAGGTCAGCGCGTTGGCCTGCGACATCGCCGATCCGGCCAGCGTCGAGCAGGCCGCCGCACAGGTGCAGGCCCTCTACGGTCGCTGCGATGTGCTGGTGAATAATGCCAGCGTGCTGCGTCCTGGTTCGCTCGACAGCATCGGCCTGGAACAGTGGAACCAGGTGCTGGCGGTTAACCTCAGCGGTTACTTGCTGTGCGCCCAGGCGTTTGGCCGTGGCATGCTCGAACGCGGCCAGGGCCGTGTCGTGCATGTCGCCTCCATCGCCGCGCACTACCCCCAACCGAACAGTGGTGCCTACAGCGCGGCCAAGGCCGGGGTCAGCATGCTGTCGCGCCAGCTTGCGGTCGAGTGGGGGCCACGTGGGATTCGCAGCAATACGGTATGCCCGGGTCTGATTCGTACACCGCTTTCGGCAGCGTTCTATGCCGACCCGAACATCGAGCGCCAACGCAGCGCCATGACCGCCAATGGACGCATCGGCGAGCCGCAGGATATCGCCGAGGCCGTGTTGTTCCTGGCCAGCCCGCGCGCCGACTACATCAATGGTGCCGAACTCACCGTCGATGGCGGCTTGGAAAGCATGCCCATGGCGCTGATCCCCCGTCCAGGCTTCGAGGGAGTACGCCCATGACTACGCGAACTTGCGATGTATTGGTGATCGGCGCAGGTGCCGGAGGGCTGTCCACCGCAATCACGGCGAAAAAGCACGGCCTGGACGTGATCGTCATCGAGAAGGACGACTGCTTCGGCGGCACCACCGCGTTTTCCGGCGGTGTGCTGTGGGTGCCAGGCAACCCCCTGGGCAATGGCGACACGACCGAGGCGGCACGCACCTATTTGCGCAACGAAACCGGGGCTTGCTACGACGACGCCGGTGTCGAGGCATTCCTGCGCTATGGGCCGCAGATGGTGGAGTTCTTCCAGCGCGAGACCGCCGTAAGCTTCGTGCCCACCCTGTACCCCGATTACCATCCGCAGGTCGAGGGCGGCGTCGATGGGGGGCGCTCGATCCTCGCCGCGCCCTTCGACATCCGCGCCTTGGGCGCCGATATGGCGCGGCTGCGCCCGCCGCTGAAAACCATCACCTTCATCGGCATGATGTTCAACTCGTCGAACGCCGACCTCAAGCACTTCTTCAACGTCACCCGCTCGCTGACGTCGTTCGTTTACGTGGCCAAACGCCTGCTGACCCACCTCAAGGAGCTGGCGCTGTATCGGCGTGGCACCCAGGTCACCAGCGGCAATGCCCTGGCGGCGCGGTTGGTCAAGTCGGCGCAGGACCTGGGTATCCCGATGCTTACCGGTACCCCGGCCAAACAGTTGCTGGAAGACAAAGGCCGTGTGCGCGGTGCGCTGGCCAGTCACGGCGGCCAGGAGTTGCGCATCGAGGCACGGCGGGGCGTGGTGTTGGCCTGTGGCGGGTTTTCCCATGACCTTCAACGCATCCGACAGGCTTACCCGCATCTGCGCCGCGGCGGCGAGCACTTTTCACCCGTGCCGTCGAGCAACACCGGCGATGGTGCGCGCATGGCCGAGGCGCTGGGCGCCAAGGTCGATATCCGCCTGCAGGCCGCAGCCGCATGGATGCCGGTGTCCAAGGTGCCAATGGGCGGTGGACGCGAGGTGGCGTTCCCGCACCTGCTCGATCGCTACAAGCCTGGCGTCATCGGCGTCCTGCGCTCAGGCCGGCGTTTTACCAACGAGTCCGAGTCCTATCACGACGTCGGTGCCGCAATGATCGAGGCCTGTGCCGACAGCAAGGAAACTGCCATGTGGCTGGTCTGCGACCGCCGCACCCTGGCCAAGTACGGGCTCGGCTATGCCAAGCCGGCGCCGATGCCGTTGTCGCCGCTGCTGCGCAATGGTTACCTGCTCAAGGGCGATACCCTGGCGGAACTGGCACGCAATGCCGGCATCGATGCCCAGGGCCTCGAGCAGACTGTGCGTGACTACAACCTCGGCGCTCGCCAAGGCCAGGATCTGCAGTTTGGCCGTGGCTCGACCCGTTTCAACCGCTATCTAGCCGACCCTGCGCAGCAGCCGAACCCCTGCGTGGCACCGATAGGCGAAGGGCCTTACTACGCGGTCAAGGTGGTGATGGGCGACC
Proteins encoded in this window:
- a CDS encoding M20 aminoacylase family protein, translating into MLRHQHILAWLNDVASDLHAIRHDIHAHPELGFEESRTSALVARLLEEWGYEVHTGIGKTGVVGVLRNGSSTRKLGLRADMDALPIHEATGAAYSSQHHGCMHACGHDGHTTMLLGAARYLAATRQFDGTLTLIFQPAEEGQGGAEAMLADGLLERFPCDALFGMHNMPGLPAGHLGFREGPMMASQDLLTVTLDGVGGHGSMPHLTVDPLVAAASVVMALQTVVARNIDAQEAAVVTVGALQAGEAANVIPQQALLRLSLRALDAQVRAQTLERVRAIITAQAESFGCTASIEHRPAYPVLVNHAAENAFAHKVGLALLGPDAVDGNTRKLMGSEDFAWMLQRCPGAYLFIGNGVQRPMVHNPAYDFNDDILLTGAAYWGALTESWLEPA
- a CDS encoding citrate-proton symporter → MQISNTGASRTRQVVAAVIGNALEWYDFIVYGFLASIIARQFFPSDDAYASLLMALATFGVGFFMRPVGGVLLGMYSDRKGRKAAMQLIIRLMTLSIAMIAFAPSYLAIGMGAPLLIVVARMLQGFATGGEYASATAFLVESAPAHRKGLYGSWQLVGQCLAVFSGAAMVALVTHLCSPEALASWGWRVPFVLGLLIGPVGLWIRKYMEEPEEFLEARQQAKGKAPGLLQVLREHRRSLLVSMGLACGATVSFYVVLVNMPTFAHNNLGLPLDQVLLVQMLAVGLMTVIIPLAGALSDRLGRRPVLMAFTLAFFVMVYPLYVWVASAPSIERLLVMQLLLCTAIGGFFGPAPTALAEQFPVEVRSTGVSVAYNVAVMVFGGFAPLIVTWLSKVLETPVAPSFYVLFACLLTLLGTYCLKEAPRAGKAVAFNLGVKP
- a CDS encoding amidase, whose translation is MKALAIDPIVALDAEALSLAIHARQVSCREVMQAYLGHIERYNPQVNALVSLRDGEALLAEADACDRELAAGRSRGWMHGMPQAIKDLAATAGLRTTLGSPLFAEHVPTVDAISVARVRASGAIIVGKSNVPEFGLGSQSYNTLFGTTTNAYDASRVAGGSSGGAAAALAMRLLPVADGSDMMGSLRNPAAFNNVFGLRPSQGRVPYGPTAELFVQQLATEGPMGRSVQDVARLLTVQAGFDARAPLSQGHGPRDFAADLARDFKGVRIGWLGDYDGYLPMDEGVMGLCEAALADFAELGCSVEACQPGYDLARLWQCWLTHRHFLVHGNLAAAYADPGKRALLKPQAQWEVEGGLHLSAADLYQASLDRSAWYQSLSRLFERYDFLLLPSAQVFPFDAAEPWPKAVGGQAMDTYHRWMEVVIGPTLAGLPSMSVPVGFNAEGLPMGLQIIGPAQADHAVLQLAHAHEQLTRWVERCPPASLQSR
- a CDS encoding IclR family transcriptional regulator, producing the protein MGTTSRVTAGSRVTAGQSGGVRSVERALAIVELLGEHQALGLEELHYLTTLPKATVSRMLATLQEQGWVYRGLSDRRYRLCARRLFGDSQQRFKRQFVERAAPWLLELSEHTGLVVDLSCFDGERLEVMESSIPQVLRKRYPSNCQIVGHHASLFHSAMGRACLKELAVDEVQRLAVQERQAGESILRDIEEDGHKGFGQRTEGHWEYPVRLPFLIRAIALPVRVQGRLAGSIALHWPLDQAPVERVLGLHLGSLEATVGQVQHALVS
- a CDS encoding ABC transporter ATP-binding protein; the protein is MLVVEHLHKSFPTAQGPLEVLRGVNLTLAAGTSLALMGESGSGKSTLLHLLGGLDRPDSGQILIDGQPLDSHAEPALARWRREGIGLVFQQYNLISSLDVAANLAFQARLAGRHDPAWVNHLAQRLGLAALLQRYPEQLSGGQQQRVAIGRALASKPALLLADEPTGSLDEASSDVVLALLLQLVDEAGSSLLMVTHSQRLAARLEHRCVLHKGRVQG
- a CDS encoding ABC transporter permease; translation: MSTLRMTLQALSSHWWRHRLQCLGIFTGLWLATALWTGVQALNSQARSDYAQARAVLAGPERPQWVARDGQRFDQALYVQLRKLGWQVTPVLEGRLRLTGQPQVTLRLIGIEPLSLLPGMSVAGADTQGFDLQAFIGSPGQAWIGPDTLRQLDRKAGDQPQTADGQTVPPLTLSAQLAPGVIVVDIGQAQALLDAPGQLSGLIGGADLPLPEDIAARLKVLPASDDGDLERLTASFHLNLTALGLLAFVVGLFIAHAAIGLALEQRRGVIRTLRACGVSMRTLLAALALELGLFALAGGLAGVLTGYLLAALLLPDVASSLQGLYGARVAGQLQLPLWWWLGGLGVAMLGAVLAGCDSLLRAARLPLLALAQPQAWRLAQVPWLKRQAFAGTALLTVALACGYLGNGLPSAFAMLAALLLAAALLLPGVLAALLGGLARHCRRPLAQWFVADSRQQLPALSLALMALLLALAASVGVGGMTEGFRRTFIGWLDQRLAADLYVSPRDGTQGGEIQAQLALDPAVRTVLPNWRVEWRIEHWPVQVQGVVDDAFYREHWPLLERAPLAWEQLASGRGAMLSEQLARRLGVWLGDSVALPSEPPRALTVVGIYADYGNPKGHVLVNANWLRGHAPAASLTGLSVLVHPGEVESLKRDLQQRFALDDNQLVEQASLKAWSNQIFSRTFAVTAALNSLTLGVAGVALFISQLTLGQRRLGQLAPLWALGVPRRWLAWLSLGQMLLLSGFTVLLAIPLGMLLAWCLVAVVNVQAFGWRLPWHVFPGQLVQLAALGLLTSLLASAWPLWQLARRQPSDLLRQFSDES
- a CDS encoding lipocalin-like domain-containing protein, producing MKVNAWALLACVLLAACDPPAPAPKGYAGLGAEASAFKAVTANVPLVFPRDHGAHDGFRIEWWYVTANLKDAQGRDWGVQWTLFRSALRTGPETTGWNSPNLWMGHAALTGPGGHQVGETLARGGIGQAGAEAQPFHAWINDWSLQGQPGIDQVRMRANGPGFSYDLALASDRPLVLHGDRGYSEKSGKGQASYYYSQPFYRVNGEVQREGLRIPVTGQAWLDREWSSQPLAAGQSGWDWFSLHLASGAKLMLFQVREDKGAPYRAGTWVEPQGQARALQGSEVELTPLTWTRQDNGKQVPTRWRVQVPSVRLDVQVDAIEAKAWMGTRFPYWEGPVRVSGGGQGYLEMTGY